The DNA window CGATTGATGTCTGTCTCGCTGGAGCCAACCACCCGCGTGCTGACGCTGGTCGGCGGGTATATCCATGCCGAGGTCGTGAAGGGCAGCCTGAAGGTGGCGGTCACTGATGCCGGCTCGACGAAGACCGCAACCTTCCTCGCCTCGAAGATCAAGCGGCTTGTCGCCATCAACGACTCCACCGGGTCGTTCAACGACACGATCATCAAACCGAGCGTGTTCATCCCTGCCGAGATCTTCGCCCCACTCACTCCAGATTCCACCACGCAGGGCGGCAGTGGCGCAGACACCATTCACGTGCGAGGACTGAACTCGGTGGTTCACGGCGGCGCCGGCGGCGACACGTTCCGTCTCTACGACGCGCCCGGCTCCCTCCCGGATGATCCGACCTCTGATGGATCGGCCATCTACGGGGAGGGCGGCAACGATCGCATCATCGTCCTCGGGGGCGCACCCCAGGAGAACGGCTATGACGGCGGCACAGGCAATGACCTGATCGACTACTCCAGCGGCCTGTCCGGCCTGCTCTTGCGCAACGGCGGATTGAGTGGGAACTACGAGCTCGACGAAGCCAGCCAGCCCTTCGTGCTTGGCAGCTTCGGCGCTGACACGCTGTCGGGCATCGAGTCTTTCGTCGGCACGCAGGGCGACGACTACCTCTACGGCAACCAGCGCGGCAATACCATCGATGGCCAATCAGGTAACGACCAGATTCGCGGCGGCGG is part of the Humisphaera borealis genome and encodes:
- a CDS encoding calcium-binding protein, whose amino-acid sequence is MSPFEALEDRRLMSVSLEPTTRVLTLVGGYIHAEVVKGSLKVAVTDAGSTKTATFLASKIKRLVAINDSTGSFNDTIIKPSVFIPAEIFAPLTPDSTTQGGSGADTIHVRGLNSVVHGGAGGDTFRLYDAPGSLPDDPTSDGSAIYGEGGNDRIIVLGGAPQENGYDGGTGNDLIDYSSGLSGLLLRNGGLSGNYELDEASQPFVLGSFGADTLSGIESFVGTQGDDYLYGNQRGNTIDGQSGNDQIRGGGGNDTLIGGPGRDALFGDAGNDRLFARDGEIDFLSGGTGVDDARRDASDVLASIERTR